The following are from one region of the Stanieria cyanosphaera PCC 7437 genome:
- the dcd gene encoding dCTP deaminase encodes MIKNDTWITEMANKGMITPFEPKLIRKIKDIPVISYGLGSFGYDIRLSPSEFRIFRHIPGTVVDPKNFNPDNLEPTSLHQDKNGSYFILPAHSYGLGVALEKLALPDNITVLCIGKSTYARVGLIANLTPAEAGWRGHLTLEFSNSSSADCRIYASEGVVQLLFLEGDRCDVSYDTRQGKYQDQPQQVVFSKV; translated from the coding sequence GTGATTAAAAACGATACCTGGATTACTGAAATGGCAAACAAAGGGATGATTACTCCTTTTGAACCAAAATTAATTCGCAAAATCAAAGATATACCAGTAATTTCCTATGGTTTAGGCAGTTTTGGTTACGATATTCGCCTTTCTCCCTCAGAATTTCGTATTTTCCGTCATATTCCAGGTACAGTTGTCGATCCAAAAAACTTTAATCCCGATAACTTAGAACCGACATCTCTACATCAAGATAAAAATGGTAGTTATTTTATTTTGCCTGCTCATTCCTACGGCTTGGGAGTAGCTTTAGAAAAACTTGCTTTGCCTGACAATATTACTGTATTGTGCATAGGAAAAAGTACTTATGCCCGTGTCGGACTAATTGCCAATCTCACTCCCGCTGAAGCTGGTTGGCGTGGACATCTAACTTTAGAATTTTCTAATTCTTCTAGTGCTGATTGTCGCATCTACGCTTCAGAAGGAGTGGTACAATTATTATTTTTAGAAGGCGATCGCTGTGATGTAAGTTATGATACTCGTCAAGGTAAGTATCAAGACCAACCACAACAAGTAGTTTTTTCCAAAGTTTAA
- a CDS encoding linear amide C-N hydrolase — MTHRSLVSAVTALMIGSLPIPAAIACTRVVYLGPDDTIFTARTMDWQTEMLTNLWALPRGVERNGVAGENSIEWTSKYGSVIASGFDAGTADGMNEKGLVANLLYLVESEYVTPTENDSRKPLSISLWAQYFLDNYATVAEAVEAMRQEPFYIVTTMTPDGKPGQLHLSISDATGDSAIFEYVDGKLQIHHNRQYQVMTNSPIYEQQLALNDYWKQIGGTTMLPGTNRAADRFVRASFYINAIPQTSDVDEATASVFSVIRNVSVPRGINTPGQPNISSTLWRTVADQKNKRYFFESTRSPNVFWVNLSDLDFEEGASTMKLTLKDGVFYSGNVAEQFQPAEPFIFLPSKFLSSDEN; from the coding sequence ATGACTCATCGCTCTCTAGTCAGCGCAGTAACTGCATTGATGATTGGATCGTTGCCAATACCTGCTGCGATCGCTTGCACTCGTGTCGTTTATCTAGGGCCAGATGACACGATTTTTACTGCACGCACTATGGACTGGCAAACCGAAATGTTAACAAACCTTTGGGCTTTACCAAGAGGTGTAGAACGTAATGGTGTTGCTGGTGAAAACTCAATTGAATGGACTTCCAAATACGGTAGTGTCATCGCATCGGGTTTTGATGCTGGCACAGCAGACGGCATGAATGAAAAAGGTTTAGTAGCTAACCTACTTTATCTGGTTGAGTCTGAATATGTTACCCCGACTGAAAATGACTCCCGTAAACCCCTATCGATTTCTTTATGGGCGCAGTATTTCCTCGACAACTACGCCACTGTAGCAGAAGCAGTGGAAGCGATGCGCCAAGAACCCTTTTATATAGTTACGACAATGACTCCAGACGGAAAACCTGGTCAGTTGCACTTGTCTATTTCTGATGCCACAGGTGACTCGGCCATTTTTGAATATGTGGATGGAAAACTTCAGATTCACCATAACCGTCAATATCAGGTGATGACAAACTCTCCTATCTATGAGCAGCAGCTTGCTCTCAATGATTACTGGAAACAGATTGGCGGTACAACGATGTTGCCAGGAACGAATCGTGCTGCTGATCGTTTTGTTCGCGCTTCATTTTATATTAATGCAATTCCACAAACATCTGACGTTGATGAGGCTACTGCTAGTGTTTTTTCAGTGATTCGCAATGTCTCCGTTCCTAGAGGAATTAATACTCCTGGACAGCCTAATATTTCTTCTACACTCTGGCGTACTGTGGCTGATCAGAAAAACAAGCGTTATTTCTTTGAATCAACTCGTAGCCCCAATGTATTCTGGGTCAATTTATCCGATCTTGATTTTGAAGAAGGAGCATCAACCATGAAGCTAACGCTCAAAGATGGTGTGTTTTATTCAGGCAATGTAGCAGAACAATTCCAACCTGCTGAACCTTTTATTTTTCTTCCCTCTAAGTTTCTTTCCTCAGATGAAAATTAG
- a CDS encoding type I polyketide synthase, whose amino-acid sequence MTDNLSPTKRALLALKQMQAKLEALENAKSEEIAIIGMGCRFPGGVNSPESFWQLLCSGTDAITEVPPQHWQIDSYYPKQICSRKGGFVPNLKEFDAQFFRIAPREAISLDPQQRLLLEVSWEALENAAIAPDSLSGSATGVFIGICSIDYWHQLLSRNNTEIDAYLTTGNTHSVAAGRLSYTLGLTGPAIAVDTACSSSLVAVHLACQSLRNRECDLALAGGVNRLISPEISINFSQAKMLSPTGFCHSFDAKADGFVRSEGCGVIVLKRLSDAISSGDQILAVISGSAVNQDGRTSGLTAPNGLSQQAVIRQALAKSQIEPSQIDYLETHGTGTALGDPIEVNALGEVFNKREKPLILGSVKTNIGHTEAAAGIASLIKVVLSFQQQKIPANLHFQQPNHQINWHELPIQVATEMMPWLNTNKPRMAGVSAFGFSGTNAHVVIQESVNRSRDVTCYVSTKGESQKALCQLFVLSAKSDRALKDLVQRYLEFFKSNHDLSLEDVCFTASVGRSHFNHRLAVMAISIQELERKLTAFLREELQSGVWSGKFTKKVDNNVIKLNPIEFTTEASLVEIAQLYVSGKTLDWFSFYQNSDYSKVALPTYPFQRQTYWYQ is encoded by the coding sequence ATGACAGATAATTTATCTCCCACCAAACGCGCCTTACTTGCCTTAAAACAAATGCAGGCAAAACTAGAAGCTTTAGAAAATGCTAAGTCTGAAGAAATCGCAATTATCGGAATGGGTTGTCGTTTTCCTGGTGGTGTCAATAGTCCAGAATCTTTTTGGCAGTTACTTTGTAGTGGTACTGATGCGATTACAGAAGTTCCGCCTCAACATTGGCAAATCGATTCTTATTATCCCAAGCAAATTTGTAGTCGCAAAGGAGGATTTGTTCCTAATCTAAAAGAATTTGATGCTCAATTTTTTCGTATTGCACCAAGGGAAGCAATTAGTCTCGATCCGCAACAGAGATTATTGTTAGAAGTAAGTTGGGAAGCTTTAGAAAATGCTGCCATTGCACCCGATAGTTTGAGTGGTTCTGCTACAGGTGTGTTTATAGGTATCTGTAGTATTGATTATTGGCATCAGTTATTGAGTAGGAATAATACAGAAATAGATGCTTACTTAACTACGGGTAATACTCATAGTGTGGCAGCAGGTCGTTTATCCTATACTTTAGGTTTAACAGGCCCTGCGATCGCAGTAGATACGGCCTGTTCCTCTTCTTTAGTAGCAGTTCATTTAGCTTGTCAGAGTTTGCGGAATCGCGAATGCGATTTAGCTTTAGCTGGTGGTGTCAATCGGTTAATTTCTCCAGAAATTAGTATCAACTTTTCTCAAGCAAAAATGCTTTCACCAACGGGATTTTGTCACAGTTTCGATGCGAAAGCGGATGGTTTTGTGCGTTCGGAAGGTTGTGGGGTAATTGTTTTAAAACGTCTTAGTGATGCAATTTCATCTGGCGATCAGATTTTAGCTGTTATTTCTGGTTCGGCAGTCAATCAGGATGGACGTACTAGCGGTTTAACTGCGCCTAATGGTTTGTCTCAACAAGCAGTGATTCGTCAAGCTTTGGCAAAGAGTCAGATCGAACCGAGTCAAATTGATTATTTAGAGACTCACGGTACGGGTACGGCGTTAGGCGATCCGATTGAAGTTAATGCGTTAGGGGAAGTATTTAATAAGAGAGAAAAACCTTTAATTCTGGGTTCAGTTAAAACTAATATCGGTCATACCGAAGCTGCTGCTGGTATTGCCAGTTTAATTAAAGTAGTATTATCTTTCCAACAGCAAAAAATCCCTGCTAATCTTCATTTTCAGCAACCCAACCACCAAATTAATTGGCATGAGTTACCTATTCAAGTCGCTACAGAAATGATGCCTTGGTTAAATACGAACAAACCTAGAATGGCGGGAGTGAGTGCCTTTGGTTTCAGTGGTACTAATGCTCATGTAGTGATTCAGGAATCAGTTAATAGAAGTAGAGACGTAACATGTTACGTCTCTACAAAAGGCGAAAGTCAAAAGGCATTATGTCAATTATTTGTTCTTTCGGCTAAAAGCGATCGCGCTTTAAAAGATTTAGTTCAAAGATATCTAGAATTTTTCAAGAGTAATCACGATCTTTCGTTAGAAGATGTGTGCTTTACTGCCAGTGTAGGGCGATCGCATTTTAACCATCGTTTGGCAGTTATGGCTATTTCAATCCAAGAATTAGAGAGAAAATTAACAGCTTTCTTAAGAGAAGAATTGCAATCGGGAGTATGGTCTGGTAAATTTACCAAAAAAGTTGATAATAATGTTATTAAACTCAATCCAATTGAATTTACTACTGAAGCATCTCTAGTAGAAATAGCTCAATTATACGTATCGGGTAAAACTCTCGATTGGTTCAGTTTTTATCAAAATTCTGACTATAGCAAAGTCGCACTACCAACTTATCCTTTTCAGCGACAAACCTATTGGTATCAATAG
- a CDS encoding bifunctional nuclease family protein, which yields MIEMKVAGIAFDAMTRSPIILLKDGSERRALPIFIGQDQAKAIINALERQQSPRPLTHDLITNIFDAWEIDLERIIIHSLQDNTFYAVLCLNLGGVTKEIDCRPSDAIAIALRTDSPIWVMEEVVADASIPVDRDADEEERKAFKDFVAGLSPEELIKRGGYSSSDQ from the coding sequence ATGATTGAAATGAAAGTTGCTGGGATTGCTTTCGATGCGATGACTCGTAGTCCTATCATACTCTTAAAGGATGGTTCTGAAAGAAGAGCATTGCCTATTTTTATTGGACAGGATCAAGCCAAAGCTATTATTAATGCGTTAGAAAGACAGCAATCACCCCGTCCTCTCACCCACGATCTGATTACTAATATTTTTGACGCTTGGGAAATCGATTTAGAGAGAATTATTATTCATTCTCTTCAAGATAATACTTTTTATGCTGTACTATGTCTAAATTTAGGAGGAGTAACCAAAGAAATTGATTGTCGTCCTAGTGATGCGATCGCGATCGCTTTACGAACAGATAGTCCAATTTGGGTGATGGAAGAAGTAGTTGCAGATGCTTCTATTCCCGTTGATCGAGATGCTGATGAAGAAGAAAGAAAAGCTTTTAAAGATTTTGTCGCTGGTTTGAGTCCAGAAGAATTGATTAAAAGGGGTGGTTATAGTAGTAGCGATCAATAA
- the ribE gene encoding riboflavin synthase produces MFTGLVQTLGVISSQGKDLFKIDIKGNYSDIVLTDLAIGDSVAVDGVCLTVETILSQGFVATASPETLARTTLGMRIEATDYVNIETSLRVGSKIGGHFVTGHVDGIGCLIESVSCQKSWEMIFGQPSNLNDQWQSRIARYLVTKGSIAVNGISLTVADCATDGSWFKVAVIPHTYTETNLCYLQPGDLVNLEGDILGKYVDKLLGFGLPTQHQSEDISLAFLAENGYF; encoded by the coding sequence ATGTTTACAGGATTAGTTCAGACTTTGGGAGTCATTAGTAGTCAGGGAAAAGATCTCTTTAAGATCGATATTAAGGGTAATTATTCTGACATAGTTTTAACAGATTTGGCTATTGGTGACAGTGTTGCAGTCGATGGAGTTTGTTTGACTGTAGAGACAATTTTATCTCAAGGTTTTGTTGCCACTGCTTCGCCAGAAACTTTAGCAAGAACAACTTTAGGAATGCGTATTGAAGCAACAGATTATGTAAATATAGAAACCTCTTTGCGCGTTGGCAGCAAAATTGGCGGGCATTTTGTAACCGGTCACGTAGATGGAATTGGCTGTTTAATTGAATCAGTTTCTTGTCAAAAATCTTGGGAGATGATTTTTGGTCAACCTTCTAATTTAAACGATCAATGGCAGAGTAGAATTGCGCGTTATCTGGTGACAAAAGGTAGTATTGCGGTGAATGGAATTAGTTTAACTGTAGCTGATTGTGCTACTGATGGAAGTTGGTTTAAAGTTGCTGTTATTCCCCATACTTACACAGAAACTAATCTTTGTTATCTTCAACCAGGAGATTTAGTTAATCTTGAGGGTGATATTTTAGGTAAATACGTTGATAAACTGCTCGGTTTCGGTTTGCCAACTCAACATCAATCCGAAGATATTAGTTTAGCTTTTCTTGCGGAAAATGGTTATTTTTAG
- a CDS encoding late competence development ComFB family protein → MNKEKKDQITRNVMELLVEEEIERQISRLPVPISQYINRVEVATYALNRLPPLYASSHEGFNKQKLKGKAEFSADVTKAVRQGFAAVQKDLLRNSTPLIAEEYRELEEAKKALQELIDFLPHREFSWSNLVKVIKPVLIKLNQQQKLKQELVKSKSTSSPLWDDSVYRK, encoded by the coding sequence GTGAATAAAGAAAAGAAAGACCAAATTACTCGTAATGTTATGGAGTTACTTGTAGAAGAGGAAATTGAACGACAAATCAGTCGTCTTCCTGTTCCGATTAGTCAATATATTAATCGTGTTGAAGTAGCTACCTATGCCTTAAATAGATTACCTCCTTTATATGCTTCTTCCCACGAAGGTTTTAATAAACAAAAGTTAAAAGGTAAAGCAGAATTTAGTGCTGATGTTACTAAAGCAGTCCGACAAGGATTTGCTGCGGTACAAAAAGATTTATTGCGTAATTCTACGCCTTTAATTGCAGAAGAATATCGAGAATTAGAAGAAGCTAAAAAAGCTTTACAAGAGCTAATAGATTTTCTGCCTCATCGAGAGTTTTCTTGGTCAAATCTAGTTAAAGTAATTAAACCTGTTCTGATTAAATTAAACCAACAACAAAAACTGAAGCAAGAATTAGTTAAATCTAAATCTACTTCTAGTCCTTTGTGGGATGATTCGGTTTATCGAAAATAA
- a CDS encoding SRPBCC family protein yields MGKVYLSRCCPVPITPYLKKYCSIAIAILLLTIYVPSVSAKLFDGPVDQLPALERAALRDGKVTLAGKEGNYTARVLIKAPAAKVWEVLTDYNNFEQFLPNVASSQLIQANGNKKVFEQINSVQVLVINKKTRIRIAVTEVYPQQISFQIVNGDLKSLNGKWTIEPVSPYPSAPADQVLITHQVSVQPNAGGSIFYGIYEDTLQKTLAAIKQETELRFLQAKS; encoded by the coding sequence ATGGGCAAAGTTTATTTATCACGGTGTTGTCCAGTGCCAATTACTCCTTACCTGAAAAAATATTGCTCAATAGCGATCGCTATTTTACTGCTGACGATTTACGTTCCTTCGGTTTCAGCTAAACTATTTGATGGCCCAGTAGATCAACTTCCTGCCTTAGAAAGAGCAGCTTTAAGAGATGGCAAAGTAACTTTAGCAGGAAAAGAAGGCAACTATACAGCTAGAGTGTTAATCAAAGCTCCCGCAGCTAAAGTCTGGGAAGTTTTAACAGATTACAATAATTTTGAGCAATTCTTACCTAATGTTGCTAGTAGCCAATTAATCCAAGCTAATGGCAATAAAAAGGTATTTGAACAAATTAATTCCGTTCAGGTATTAGTAATTAACAAAAAAACTCGCATCCGCATTGCTGTAACTGAAGTCTATCCTCAGCAAATTAGTTTTCAAATAGTTAATGGCGATCTCAAATCGCTTAATGGCAAGTGGACAATTGAACCAGTTTCTCCTTATCCTAGCGCACCCGCCGATCAAGTTTTAATTACTCATCAAGTCTCTGTTCAACCTAATGCTGGTGGTAGTATATTCTATGGCATTTACGAAGATACCTTACAAAAAACTTTAGCAGCAATCAAACAAGAAACAGAATTACGTTTTCTTCAAGCCAAATCTTAG
- a CDS encoding glycosyltransferase gives MILLTISLISLGIWLYLLGFWGNFWRAKERLETQHIKLESYPSIAVIIPARNEAELLPQTLRSLLVQDYPGDYSIVLIDDGSTDGTAQIAQEFFKTNKLKIIESQVLPQGWTGKLWAIQQGISYAQQQNPTPKYFLLTDADIEHSKNNLQQLVIKAELEQKNLVSLMVLLRCQSFWEKLLIPAFVFFFQKLYPFAWVNDPRKQIAAAAGGCILINAQALNEIGGIEVIKQALIDDCSLAKVIKQSNFQNKSIWLGLTNSTHSLRPYNHLETIWSMVARTAYTQLNHSPALLIGTMIAMSLVYLIAPVSLTTGIVTANWLLTIIGLLTWLLMLIAYLPTIRLYQISLFWALSLPAIALLYTLMTIDSAIQFWQGKGGNWKGRVYKN, from the coding sequence ATGATTTTACTGACAATATCTTTAATTTCTCTAGGAATTTGGCTTTATTTACTGGGTTTTTGGGGAAACTTTTGGCGAGCAAAGGAACGTTTAGAAACACAACATATTAAGCTTGAATCATATCCTTCCATCGCTGTTATTATTCCTGCCAGAAACGAAGCGGAATTATTACCCCAAACCTTGCGATCGCTCTTAGTACAGGATTATCCAGGAGATTATTCTATTGTTTTAATTGATGATGGCAGTACCGATGGCACGGCTCAAATCGCTCAAGAATTCTTCAAAACAAACAAATTAAAAATTATTGAAAGTCAAGTTTTACCTCAAGGATGGACAGGTAAACTATGGGCAATTCAACAAGGAATTAGTTATGCTCAACAACAAAATCCCACACCAAAATACTTCTTACTAACCGATGCGGATATTGAACATAGTAAAAACAATTTACAACAGCTAGTAATCAAAGCTGAACTAGAACAAAAAAATCTTGTTTCTTTAATGGTTTTACTACGCTGTCAAAGTTTTTGGGAAAAACTATTAATTCCTGCTTTTGTCTTTTTCTTTCAAAAACTCTATCCTTTTGCTTGGGTTAATGATCCTCGTAAGCAGATTGCAGCAGCAGCAGGAGGATGTATTTTAATTAACGCTCAAGCTCTCAATGAAATTGGCGGTATTGAAGTAATTAAACAAGCTTTAATTGATGATTGTTCCTTGGCAAAAGTCATTAAACAGAGCAACTTTCAAAATAAATCGATTTGGCTTGGATTAACCAACTCTACCCATAGTTTACGTCCTTACAATCATTTAGAAACTATTTGGTCAATGGTAGCTCGAACTGCTTATACTCAATTAAATCATTCTCCTGCCCTACTCATCGGAACAATGATCGCTATGAGTTTAGTTTATTTGATTGCTCCTGTGAGTTTGACTACTGGCATTGTCACAGCAAATTGGCTTTTAACTATTATCGGTTTATTAACTTGGCTTTTAATGTTAATTGCCTACTTACCAACCATCAGACTTTATCAAATCTCATTATTCTGGGCATTAAGCTTACCCGCGATCGCTTTACTTTATACTTTAATGACAATTGATTCAGCAATTCAATTTTGGCAAGGCAAAGGCGGTAATTGGAAAGGAAGAGTTTATAAAAATTAA
- a CDS encoding RecQ family ATP-dependent DNA helicase, whose product MSLFNRQLIQTELQKIWGYQDFRYPQAEIIDSFLTGKDVLIVMPTGGGKSICFQLPALLQTGLTLIVSPLVALMENQVNQLQQKNLPAALIHSELSREQKKQTLQAITRQKLRLVYLSPETLLSPSIWEIISQPQIKINGLVLDEAHCLVQWGTTFRPAYTRLGIVRPSLLKHKPPGTKMAIAAFTATADPLTQKTITQQLQLDRPEVFLINPYRANLNLQVKTIWTPRGRKQQVLKFIGARKNQAGLVYVRSRRDSEELTQWLRSIGYAVQAYHAGLPTQARRTIEQDWLTGKIQFTVCTSAFGMGIDKSDVRWIVHFHAPELLSEYMQEVGRGGRDGKPADALTLISEPTGWFNPEDKQRSQFFTQKLEKQYLQAKQLIKQIPSQGEINAIARQFSGGDLALSLLYSEGLVRWQDPFTYQKQSTSLKLNRSDLQQQAWQKQRHAFLQTKQCRWQFLLAAFGFSSEAKGFSCGHCDNCLRV is encoded by the coding sequence ATGTCTTTATTCAATCGCCAGTTAATTCAAACTGAGTTACAAAAAATTTGGGGTTATCAAGATTTTCGTTATCCTCAAGCAGAAATAATCGATAGTTTCTTAACAGGCAAAGATGTTTTAATCGTAATGCCTACAGGCGGAGGAAAATCAATTTGTTTTCAACTACCTGCTTTGTTACAAACTGGTTTGACTTTAATTGTTTCTCCCTTAGTAGCTTTGATGGAAAATCAAGTCAATCAATTACAACAAAAAAATTTACCTGCTGCTTTAATTCATAGTGAATTATCAAGGGAACAAAAAAAGCAAACTTTACAAGCTATAACAAGACAAAAACTGCGATTAGTTTATCTTTCCCCTGAAACTCTTTTAAGTCCTTCAATTTGGGAAATTATTAGTCAACCGCAAATTAAAATTAATGGTTTGGTATTAGATGAAGCACATTGTTTAGTCCAGTGGGGAACAACATTTCGTCCTGCTTATACTCGTTTAGGAATTGTTCGTCCTAGTTTATTAAAACACAAACCACCAGGAACTAAAATGGCGATCGCAGCGTTTACGGCAACTGCCGATCCTCTTACTCAAAAAACTATTACGCAACAGTTACAGTTAGATCGACCAGAAGTTTTTTTAATTAATCCTTATCGCGCTAATCTCAATTTGCAAGTTAAAACGATTTGGACTCCGAGAGGAAGAAAACAACAAGTATTAAAGTTTATTGGGGCAAGAAAAAATCAAGCTGGGTTAGTTTATGTTCGTTCTCGTCGAGATAGTGAAGAGTTAACTCAATGGTTGCGATCAATTGGCTATGCAGTTCAAGCTTATCATGCAGGATTACCTACTCAAGCCAGAAGAACTATCGAACAGGATTGGTTGACGGGAAAAATTCAATTTACTGTTTGTACTTCAGCTTTCGGGATGGGAATTGATAAAAGTGATGTTCGTTGGATCGTTCATTTTCATGCACCAGAATTATTATCAGAATATATGCAAGAAGTGGGAAGAGGAGGAAGAGATGGGAAACCAGCAGATGCTTTAACCTTAATTAGTGAACCAACTGGATGGTTTAACCCAGAAGACAAACAACGCAGTCAATTTTTTACACAAAAACTGGAAAAACAGTATCTTCAAGCAAAGCAATTAATTAAACAAATACCATCTCAAGGCGAGATAAATGCGATCGCGCGTCAATTTTCTGGAGGTGATCTTGCTCTTAGTTTGCTTTACAGTGAAGGTTTAGTAAGGTGGCAAGATCCTTTTACCTATCAAAAACAATCTACTAGTCTCAAATTAAATCGTAGCGATCTTCAACAACAAGCTTGGCAAAAACAAAGACACGCTTTTTTACAAACTAAACAATGCCGGTGGCAATTTTTATTAGCAGCATTTGGGTTTAGTAGCGAAGCAAAAGGTTTTAGTTGTGGTCATTGTGATAATTGTCTGCGTGTTTAG
- a CDS encoding aldo/keto reductase, with translation MLYRRFGKTNLNLSVFSLGTMRCLESAEVVQKTIATAIELGINHLETAKAYGKSEEYLGLALQSLALPRNQFYLTTKLPPTPKQAQIQEWLDQSLTRLKLDYLDCLAIHGINTWEHLDWVQSEGCLLAIQEAISQGKVRYLGFSTHGSLELILAAIKTNLFDFVNLHYYYFWQRNQAAIALAHQQDMGVFIISPADKGGKLYTPSETLQNLCRPFSPLELNYRFLLSDRRITTLSVGAAKPEELITPLQIADRDEPLNEQEQTVFRRLEAHFNQNLTDTRCSQCYQCLPCPEQINIPEVLRLRNLAVAYDMTDYGQYRYRMFENAGHWFPGKKGNRCTSCGDCLPRCPENLDIPTLLQDTHQRLNGSPRRRLWEE, from the coding sequence ATGCTTTATCGGCGGTTTGGTAAAACTAATCTCAATTTATCTGTTTTTTCCCTTGGAACCATGCGTTGTCTGGAGTCTGCTGAAGTTGTACAAAAGACAATCGCAACTGCAATTGAACTTGGAATCAATCATTTAGAAACCGCCAAAGCTTATGGTAAAAGTGAAGAATATTTGGGACTAGCTTTACAATCCTTAGCTTTACCAAGAAACCAGTTTTATCTTACTACTAAGCTACCGCCAACTCCCAAACAAGCGCAAATACAAGAATGGCTCGATCAATCTTTGACAAGATTAAAGCTAGATTATCTTGATTGTTTGGCAATTCATGGGATTAATACTTGGGAACATCTTGATTGGGTTCAGTCTGAAGGCTGTTTGTTAGCGATACAAGAAGCAATCAGTCAAGGTAAAGTCAGGTATCTTGGTTTTTCTACCCATGGTTCCTTAGAACTAATTTTAGCTGCGATTAAAACTAATTTATTTGACTTTGTTAATCTCCACTATTACTATTTCTGGCAACGTAATCAAGCTGCGATCGCTTTAGCTCATCAACAAGACATGGGAGTTTTTATTATTTCTCCAGCCGATAAAGGAGGAAAACTCTATACTCCTTCAGAAACCTTACAAAATTTGTGTCGACCCTTTTCACCTTTAGAATTAAATTATCGGTTTTTATTAAGCGATCGCAGAATTACTACTTTAAGTGTGGGTGCTGCTAAACCTGAAGAATTAATCACTCCTTTACAAATAGCAGACCGAGATGAGCCTTTAAACGAACAAGAACAAACAGTATTTAGACGTTTAGAAGCGCATTTCAACCAAAACCTAACTGATACTCGCTGTAGCCAATGCTATCAATGTCTGCCTTGTCCAGAACAAATTAATATTCCTGAAGTATTGCGCCTACGTAACCTAGCTGTAGCTTATGACATGACAGATTACGGACAATACCGCTATCGAATGTTTGAAAATGCTGGTCATTGGTTTCCAGGAAAAAAAGGCAATCGTTGTACAAGCTGCGGTGATTGTCTGCCTCGTTGCCCAGAAAATTTGGATATACCTACTTTATTACAAGATACTCATCAACGGCTTAATGGTTCACCTCGTCGTCGATTATGGGAAGAATAA
- a CDS encoding DUF3037 domain-containing protein: MASRYSIVQYVPNPIADERINIGIVAFNERLVRTRFLKSWKRVRHFAIEDKDIDFLQEFKTHLQKSTSLGLLFSENIEDRESNYERLNKIAQSWGNSIQFTEPRGSLDDPDTLLENIFDILLIEPITSETPFRDRQAAAKIATRKVKKVLEKFGEEAKNLLKKDYKLAGHYAKHKFDVAVANGRPFFAAQAISFEIQTTEQLINSTSWMIADVKEIQPATPLAVIVLPPKEESPHYKQLQATYQETMSTYASLGAEIVQENEIEAWTSERLDKELISL, translated from the coding sequence ATGGCTAGTAGATATAGCATAGTCCAATACGTTCCAAATCCTATCGCTGACGAAAGGATCAACATTGGCATTGTTGCTTTTAACGAACGGTTAGTACGAACTCGTTTTTTGAAGTCTTGGAAGCGTGTACGTCACTTTGCCATTGAAGATAAAGATATTGATTTTTTACAAGAGTTTAAAACTCATCTTCAAAAATCAACTTCTTTAGGATTATTATTTTCCGAAAATATAGAAGATAGAGAATCAAACTACGAGCGTTTAAATAAAATTGCTCAATCATGGGGTAATAGTATTCAATTCACTGAACCTAGAGGTTCTTTAGACGATCCCGATACGTTATTGGAAAATATTTTTGATATTTTATTAATAGAACCAATTACTTCAGAAACCCCATTTCGCGATCGCCAAGCTGCTGCAAAAATTGCGACAAGAAAAGTTAAAAAAGTTTTAGAAAAATTTGGAGAAGAAGCGAAAAATCTTTTAAAGAAAGATTATAAATTAGCAGGTCATTACGCTAAACATAAATTTGATGTTGCAGTAGCTAATGGAAGACCTTTTTTTGCTGCTCAAGCAATTTCTTTTGAGATACAGACTACCGAACAGTTAATAAATTCTACCTCTTGGATGATTGCTGATGTTAAAGAAATCCAACCTGCTACACCGTTAGCTGTAATCGTATTACCTCCAAAAGAAGAATCTCCTCATTATAAGCAGTTGCAAGCTACTTATCAAGAAACAATGTCTACTTATGCTTCTTTAGGAGCAGAAATTGTTCAAGAAAATGAGATTGAAGCTTGGACATCTGAACGTTTAGATAAAGAATTGATAAGCCTTTGA